A stretch of the Thiomicrorhabdus indica genome encodes the following:
- a CDS encoding DEAD/DEAH box helicase has protein sequence MSDITFKDLGLKPEILTAISEIGYETPSPIQAQAIPALLTGNDILGMAQTGTGKTAAFALPALSNADTHSKNPQVLVLAPTRELAIQVSEAFQSFAHHMKGFHVLPIYGGSDYGSQIRALKRGVQVVVGTPGRVMDHMRKGTLKLDDLKLLVLDEADEMLRMGFIDDVEWVLEHTPDTRQIALFSATMPREVHRIATNHLNNPTEVIIKQKTATATTITQKYLMVSGGHKLDALTRILEADSADTDGIIIFVRTKNATVDLAEKLEARGYAAAALNGDIAQNQRERIVDQLKKGKLDILVATDVVARGLDVPRISHVVNYDIPQDNESYVHRIGRTGRAGRSGIAILFVTPRERRLLKSIERTTKQKVEEMHLPTTQLINDNRVERFKSRIVEALNMDELDFYQDLIEQVENEQNVPAVEIAAALARLMQGDVPFFMQDKPIREVSNRDRNERDSRGRGDRDGRGRGRGREDGERRPRRRQTDTPDAGMTRYRLEVGRTHGVRPGNIVGCIANEAGIDSENIRQLTIEDNYSMVDLPEKMPKDAFNDLKKAWVCGQQLKLAEVSTQGAGKKRFANKSGNGGGRKFSDKPRKSFPKD, from the coding sequence ATGAGTGATATCACTTTTAAAGACTTAGGTCTCAAGCCAGAAATTCTTACTGCTATTTCTGAAATCGGTTATGAAACTCCTAGCCCGATTCAAGCACAAGCCATCCCTGCACTTCTAACAGGGAATGACATTCTAGGTATGGCACAAACAGGTACCGGTAAAACTGCAGCTTTTGCCCTACCAGCATTAAGCAACGCTGACACCCATTCAAAAAACCCACAAGTTTTAGTACTTGCCCCAACTCGTGAATTAGCGATTCAGGTTTCTGAAGCATTCCAGAGCTTCGCGCACCACATGAAAGGCTTCCATGTACTGCCAATTTACGGTGGTTCGGACTATGGTTCACAAATCCGCGCCCTAAAACGTGGCGTACAGGTTGTGGTGGGAACACCAGGCCGTGTCATGGATCACATGCGCAAAGGTACCCTAAAGCTAGATGATCTAAAACTTTTGGTTTTGGATGAAGCAGATGAAATGCTTCGTATGGGCTTTATTGACGATGTGGAATGGGTACTTGAACACACGCCAGACACGCGTCAAATTGCTCTTTTCTCTGCGACAATGCCACGTGAAGTTCACCGTATTGCCACCAATCACTTAAATAACCCAACCGAAGTGATTATTAAGCAGAAAACAGCAACTGCTACGACTATTACTCAAAAATACTTGATGGTTAGCGGTGGTCACAAATTGGATGCGCTGACTCGTATCTTGGAAGCAGATTCGGCAGACACCGACGGAATTATCATCTTTGTTCGCACTAAAAATGCAACGGTTGATTTAGCAGAAAAACTTGAAGCTCGTGGTTATGCAGCAGCAGCTTTAAACGGTGACATTGCACAGAACCAACGTGAGCGCATTGTCGATCAACTGAAAAAAGGTAAGCTTGATATTTTGGTGGCGACAGATGTGGTTGCTCGTGGCTTAGATGTACCGCGTATTAGTCATGTGGTTAACTATGATATTCCACAAGACAACGAATCTTATGTTCACCGTATTGGCCGTACAGGTCGTGCAGGTCGTTCAGGGATTGCCATTTTGTTTGTCACGCCTCGTGAACGCCGCCTACTGAAGTCAATTGAGCGCACCACCAAGCAAAAAGTTGAAGAAATGCATTTGCCGACCACTCAGCTGATTAATGACAACCGAGTTGAACGCTTTAAGTCTCGCATCGTTGAAGCACTTAACATGGATGAATTGGACTTCTATCAAGATTTAATCGAGCAAGTTGAAAACGAACAAAATGTTCCAGCAGTTGAAATTGCTGCGGCTTTAGCACGCCTAATGCAAGGTGATGTCCCTTTCTTTATGCAAGATAAACCAATTCGTGAAGTTTCAAACCGTGATCGTAATGAGCGTGACAGTCGTGGTCGTGGAGACCGTGATGGTCGTGGCCGAGGTCGTGGCCGTGAAGATGGCGAGCGTCGTCCACGTCGTCGTCAAACCGATACACCAGATGCAGGCATGACACGCTACCGCCTAGAAGTGGGTCGCACTCATGGTGTACGTCCTGGAAACATCGTTGGTTGTATTGCAAATGAAGCAGGGATTGATAGCGAAAACATTCGTCAATTAACGATTGAAGATAACTATTCAATGGTCGACTTACCAGAAAAAATGCCAAAAGATGCTTTCAACGACCTGAAGAAAGCTTGGGTTTGCGGACAGCAGCTAAAATTAGCGGAAGTTTCTACTCAAGGAGCAGGTAAGAAACGTTTTGCGAATAAAAGTGGCAATGGTGGCGGACGTAAGTTCTCTGACAAACCACGTAAGTCTTTTCCAAAAGATTAA
- a CDS encoding carboxymuconolactone decarboxylase family protein yields MERLQETGTMMGRLMKDMPNQVKQFAGFVKIAEADGAIDEKTKHLMLLSLGVAFQCSWCIAIHVKGCVDQGCSKEEILEAAMMAVVMGGGPKLMYIEVVYEELDKYFD; encoded by the coding sequence ATGGAACGTTTACAAGAAACCGGTACGATGATGGGACGTCTAATGAAAGACATGCCAAATCAGGTTAAGCAGTTCGCAGGCTTTGTGAAAATTGCTGAAGCGGATGGTGCAATTGATGAAAAGACGAAACATCTTATGTTGCTATCACTTGGCGTCGCATTTCAATGCTCTTGGTGCATTGCGATTCATGTGAAAGGCTGTGTAGATCAGGGGTGTTCTAAAGAAGAAATTCTTGAAGCCGCTATGATGGCTGTGGTGATGGGCGGTGGTCCAAAACTTATGTATATTGAAGTGGTCTATGAAGAGTTGGATAAGTATTTTGATTAG
- a CDS encoding GGDEF domain-containing protein: MLQKTQPLKTYFISQIYTPENNQVLEDHQLFIEKVIETSVQAFYQVLLNDPSTQHFFTNELVENHLQKELKIWLLQTLSPKTSKEDSVDLVNKQRQIGDVHARIDVPMQLVNSAMTIIKHTFFDAIQEDKDICVEQKVPLVILISQLMDASLNLINESFLEGHVENQRSAQEFRNRTSAHELAIEIERVKGSLFGWMTQFMADQLSGDGRLWDIEHQEFSLWIRHKLGLICTDQKSISTIQMNLGELQVELSAIQDKNGNRQDLIKKINALASEIGWMLSHIADKHLDKATKEDILTSLIERRFMSPILQNESQLAKKTGNPFSILMIDIDNFKQINDIHGHQAGDRVLQYVGQALKLSLRVTDYAFRYGGEEFLILMPETSLGNATLAADKLLNKIRAIDIQLENNRQIKVTASIGIAEFDGHPDFEHTIKIADEKLYEAKHNGKNRYEF, encoded by the coding sequence ATGCTTCAAAAAACACAGCCACTTAAAACTTACTTTATTAGCCAAATCTATACTCCGGAAAATAATCAAGTTTTAGAAGATCATCAGTTGTTTATTGAGAAAGTCATTGAAACTTCGGTTCAGGCGTTCTATCAGGTGCTACTTAATGACCCATCGACCCAGCATTTTTTTACGAATGAGCTCGTTGAAAATCACCTGCAAAAAGAGCTGAAAATCTGGCTGTTACAGACCTTGAGTCCTAAAACTTCTAAAGAAGACTCCGTCGATTTAGTCAATAAACAGCGTCAGATTGGTGATGTTCATGCGCGTATTGATGTGCCCATGCAGTTAGTAAATAGCGCAATGACTATTATTAAACATACCTTTTTTGATGCTATCCAAGAAGACAAGGACATTTGCGTCGAACAAAAAGTCCCTCTGGTGATTTTGATTAGCCAGCTAATGGACGCGAGTTTAAATTTGATTAATGAGTCTTTTTTAGAAGGGCATGTTGAAAACCAACGTTCTGCACAGGAGTTCCGCAATCGAACTTCAGCTCATGAATTGGCCATTGAAATCGAAAGGGTAAAAGGGTCGCTTTTTGGTTGGATGACTCAGTTTATGGCCGATCAATTATCCGGTGATGGCCGGTTGTGGGATATTGAGCATCAAGAATTTTCGTTGTGGATACGTCATAAGCTAGGATTAATTTGCACGGATCAAAAATCAATTTCAACCATACAAATGAATTTGGGCGAGCTTCAAGTTGAATTGAGTGCGATTCAAGATAAGAACGGAAATCGTCAAGACTTGATTAAAAAAATTAACGCTTTAGCCAGTGAAATTGGTTGGATGCTGAGCCACATTGCCGATAAACACCTAGATAAAGCGACTAAAGAAGACATTTTGACGAGTTTAATTGAGCGTCGATTCATGTCACCTATTTTGCAGAATGAATCTCAATTGGCTAAAAAAACCGGTAACCCTTTTAGTATTCTGATGATTGATATTGATAATTTTAAACAAATTAACGACATTCACGGACATCAAGCAGGGGATCGCGTTCTTCAATATGTTGGACAGGCATTGAAATTATCACTTCGAGTGACCGATTATGCGTTTCGTTATGGTGGAGAAGAGTTTTTGATTCTTATGCCGGAAACCAGTCTAGGGAACGCAACGCTTGCGGCTGATAAACTTTTAAATAAAATTCGAGCCATTGATATCCAGTTAGAAAATAATCGCCAAATTAAGGTAACGGCATCCATTGGCATTGCAGAGTTTGATGGGCATCCTGATTTTGAACATACGATTAAGATTGCTGATGAAAAGCTTTATGAAGCTAAGCATAATGGTAAGAATCGTTATGAGTTCTAA
- a CDS encoding Spy/CpxP family protein refolding chaperone, protein MKFLIKNLHPTILSAFGFLLIATFLSGVNAYAGGYQTEKNKVQQICKNSYSLISYELRPRSVPKFVKALEGDLAITGEQKQALKKITQYVPKNVLPMRQKIKSFEQTVIMGFVEQGKTPEELSGQLEKLMQMKRELAIEEIKVFNQLKTILTPEQYKTAIKNAGWMHQ, encoded by the coding sequence ATGAAATTTTTAATCAAAAACCTTCATCCCACCATTTTATCTGCATTTGGTTTTTTACTGATTGCGACCTTTTTGAGTGGAGTAAATGCTTATGCAGGCGGGTATCAAACTGAAAAAAATAAGGTGCAGCAGATTTGTAAAAACAGTTATTCATTGATTTCTTATGAGCTTCGTCCACGCAGTGTACCAAAGTTTGTTAAAGCCTTAGAAGGTGACTTAGCAATTACTGGGGAGCAAAAACAGGCGTTAAAAAAGATTACTCAGTATGTGCCGAAAAATGTTTTACCTATGCGTCAGAAAATTAAGTCATTTGAACAAACTGTAATCATGGGGTTTGTCGAACAAGGAAAAACACCGGAAGAATTGTCCGGTCAATTGGAGAAATTAATGCAAATGAAGCGTGAGTTGGCTATTGAAGAAATCAAAGTTTTTAATCAGCTCAAAACCATTCTGACCCCTGAGCAATATAAAACAGCCATCAAAAATGCCGGTTGGATGCACCAGTAG
- the moaC gene encoding cyclic pyranopterin monophosphate synthase MoaC, translating into MANELTHLDEKGQARMVDVGDKEHTQREARAMAVINMLPETLTMIAEGKHKKGDVLATARIAGIMAAKRTPDIIPMCHPLLLTSVKVELTPNFENSSVEIVAICKLVGQTGVEMEALTAASAAALTLYDMCKAVDKGMVIDQVQLLEKKGGKSGHWVRTSNTQR; encoded by the coding sequence ATGGCAAATGAATTAACACATTTAGATGAGAAAGGTCAGGCGCGAATGGTTGATGTGGGTGACAAGGAACATACCCAACGTGAAGCCCGAGCAATGGCCGTGATCAATATGTTACCGGAAACCTTAACCATGATTGCAGAAGGCAAGCATAAAAAGGGCGATGTCCTTGCGACAGCGCGTATTGCAGGCATTATGGCGGCAAAACGTACACCGGATATTATTCCAATGTGCCATCCTTTACTTCTCACTTCAGTCAAAGTCGAACTGACACCAAATTTTGAAAATTCATCGGTAGAAATTGTTGCTATTTGCAAACTGGTTGGACAAACAGGCGTGGAAATGGAAGCTCTGACTGCCGCGTCTGCTGCGGCATTAACGTTGTATGACATGTGTAAAGCCGTAGACAAGGGAATGGTAATTGACCAAGTGCAATTACTTGAGAAAAAAGGTGGCAAATCTGGTCACTGGGTGCGTACCTCAAATACACAACGTTAA
- a CDS encoding sensor histidine kinase, which yields MQPKQAPKQQLSKQAPKKLVNRLLWINSLMILLFSSLFVWLVIEAEDQIEVISLHHWLDAEANLYEQNFFSSETNLTAPNPYKFDLFFSGDTLPNWLSSYQTPGFYEHQLGPEDKHFLVRSLPQQDGLFYLVFKDNADDYLDSYEAQLLQWVLILGIVMFIILVGYAYVTFRQIMRPIQQVLAKIPYIRPDSPDFPVTTQFEEFQAIEYALLNSKQKIRGFFQREQEFSRFSAHEIRTPLMVLRGSAELLNRLKQEDTRALKARRRIIESCDEIALLTDTFLLLGKDQIDPSHYQENDLHTILTQEYQWLKQWFPNIPVSMQPKLNETKVFPNPELHLPNGQTQMICHNILAPSSFIVIVVRNLLKNAASYSQQDIKVSWSACRLCIANPYQQKSEHQPPRGYGYGLIIVERICQRMGWDFQLKQTERCFEACVRFEANSSTNESSNYRVMDC from the coding sequence ATGCAACCCAAGCAAGCTCCCAAACAACAACTCTCCAAGCAAGCCCCCAAGAAACTCGTCAATCGGCTATTGTGGATCAATAGCTTGATGATTCTGCTGTTTTCTAGCTTGTTTGTTTGGCTGGTGATCGAGGCTGAAGATCAAATTGAAGTGATTAGCCTACATCACTGGTTAGATGCTGAAGCCAACCTCTATGAACAAAATTTTTTTAGTTCTGAGACTAACTTAACAGCACCCAATCCCTATAAATTTGATCTCTTTTTTAGTGGTGATACGCTCCCCAATTGGCTGAGTAGTTATCAAACGCCAGGATTTTATGAACATCAACTAGGCCCAGAGGATAAGCATTTTTTAGTGCGTTCTCTTCCACAACAAGACGGATTGTTCTATTTGGTTTTTAAGGACAATGCCGACGATTACCTAGACAGTTACGAAGCACAGTTACTGCAATGGGTCCTCATACTTGGCATTGTCATGTTTATTATTTTGGTCGGCTATGCTTATGTGACCTTTCGGCAAATTATGCGCCCAATTCAACAAGTGTTAGCGAAAATCCCATATATCCGTCCTGACTCACCTGATTTTCCAGTCACCACTCAGTTCGAAGAGTTTCAAGCCATCGAATACGCTCTGTTAAACAGCAAGCAGAAAATTCGAGGATTTTTTCAACGAGAACAAGAGTTCAGTCGTTTTAGTGCTCATGAAATTCGCACCCCTTTAATGGTACTTCGGGGTTCGGCAGAACTGCTCAACCGGCTTAAACAAGAAGATACACGTGCGTTAAAAGCACGGCGACGCATTATCGAAAGCTGTGATGAGATTGCCTTGTTAACCGATACTTTTTTGCTGTTAGGAAAAGATCAAATCGATCCATCGCACTATCAAGAAAACGATTTACATACAATTCTCACTCAAGAATATCAATGGCTCAAACAATGGTTTCCCAATATCCCGGTGTCCATGCAACCGAAACTTAATGAAACCAAAGTATTCCCAAACCCCGAGCTTCATTTGCCAAATGGCCAGACCCAAATGATTTGTCACAACATTTTGGCACCGAGTAGTTTTATTGTCATCGTTGTGCGCAACCTACTCAAAAACGCCGCCAGTTATTCGCAACAGGATATCAAGGTCAGTTGGAGCGCTTGTAGACTGTGTATTGCAAATCCCTACCAACAAAAATCCGAACATCAGCCACCTCGTGGCTATGGCTACGGGTTAATTATCGTAGAGCGCATTTGTCAACGCATGGGTTGGGATTTTCAGCTCAAACAAACCGAGCGCTGTTTTGAAGCTTGTGTGCGCTTTGAGGCCAACAGTAGCACTAATGAGTCCAGTAATTACAGGGTTATGGACTGTTAG
- a CDS encoding YgiW/YdeI family stress tolerance OB fold protein — translation MKKRNPLIGMFLATGLFTSLFAFTANAQYKGPVLNALTDLKTILDDPVDNQAVMLKGYLIHKITHEDYTFSDGQNTIRVEIDNHAFPREPFDEKTLIEIHGKIDKDYFEDPEIEVDSISIVPIP, via the coding sequence ATGAAAAAACGCAACCCATTGATAGGCATGTTTTTGGCCACAGGCCTGTTCACTAGCCTATTCGCATTCACCGCCAATGCGCAATATAAAGGCCCCGTGCTCAATGCACTCACCGATCTCAAAACCATTCTGGATGACCCAGTCGATAACCAAGCGGTGATGCTCAAAGGCTATTTAATTCATAAAATCACCCATGAAGATTACACTTTTTCAGATGGCCAAAATACCATTCGCGTCGAGATTGATAATCACGCCTTTCCTCGGGAGCCATTTGATGAAAAAACCCTGATCGAAATTCATGGCAAAATCGACAAAGATTATTTTGAAGACCCTGAAATCGAAGTGGATTCGATTTCCATTGTCCCTATTCCATAA
- a CDS encoding DUF5666 domain-containing protein → MKRSTYYFAFAGKKPLMLVLSALFASSLSGCGSGGTTEDPSQPIQPINPVVSKQVIGTIQTVDTQANQITINQTTYPLEGVEVSYQTQSLDASALAFGMPVIFDTQSNKLQLNPNISGMVQNLQKGSNAVTFTVNQINLTASQDMLSSLMDIENGDTVLVHFTPQVNGSNHVESLIEIESEGFNGYEIEGLITAVDLVKKQLILGNTPVNYRTATVEDGGIAAGRFAEIFGNFAANGSGVFQAQTIDIETTETLADSVEFEGTISWVNQEQTLFELNSRYQIAVNANTRFEDGNASNLLVGQVVEVDTQLQQDVRVATEVDFETTFITDPDSAKTQTNTAFQVQGVMSYTNSRLTFNGFEFVVEPTTQLDDGLTLQTLNNQNLQLEGVERAKIYYVREIEKADNDFEIELEGIVQNGMLWGYSSNDQSLNAFEGQTVELECRLESVNQVSLCQRD, encoded by the coding sequence ATGAAACGGTCTACGTATTATTTTGCTTTTGCCGGTAAAAAACCACTCATGTTGGTGTTGTCTGCTCTGTTTGCCAGCTCTTTATCGGGTTGTGGCTCAGGAGGAACAACTGAAGATCCTAGTCAACCAATTCAGCCAATTAACCCAGTGGTTTCAAAGCAGGTGATTGGCACCATTCAAACGGTGGATACCCAGGCCAATCAAATCACCATCAACCAAACCACTTACCCGCTAGAAGGGGTTGAGGTGAGTTATCAAACCCAAAGCTTAGATGCGAGTGCTTTAGCCTTTGGCATGCCAGTCATTTTCGACACTCAAAGCAATAAACTTCAACTAAATCCTAATATTTCTGGGATGGTGCAAAATTTACAAAAAGGTAGCAATGCGGTCACATTTACCGTCAATCAAATCAATTTGACGGCCTCACAGGATATGCTGAGCAGTCTGATGGATATTGAAAATGGCGATACGGTGTTAGTGCACTTCACCCCACAGGTGAATGGCAGCAATCATGTGGAATCTTTGATTGAAATTGAATCAGAAGGGTTTAATGGATATGAAATTGAAGGGCTAATTACAGCCGTTGACCTAGTGAAAAAACAATTAATTTTAGGAAACACCCCGGTGAATTATCGCACTGCCACAGTTGAAGATGGGGGCATCGCTGCAGGTCGTTTTGCTGAGATTTTTGGAAATTTTGCTGCCAATGGTTCAGGTGTGTTTCAGGCTCAAACCATTGACATCGAAACCACCGAAACCCTGGCCGACAGTGTTGAATTTGAAGGTACCATTAGCTGGGTCAACCAAGAGCAAACCTTGTTTGAACTTAATTCACGCTACCAAATCGCAGTCAATGCCAATACTCGGTTTGAAGATGGCAATGCATCGAATTTACTGGTCGGGCAAGTTGTGGAGGTCGATACTCAATTACAACAGGACGTTCGAGTGGCCACCGAGGTCGATTTTGAAACCACATTCATCACTGATCCAGATTCAGCAAAAACGCAAACCAATACTGCGTTTCAAGTGCAAGGTGTGATGTCTTATACAAACAGTCGTTTAACCTTTAATGGCTTTGAATTTGTGGTAGAGCCGACCACGCAGTTGGATGATGGTCTGACTTTACAAACCCTGAATAATCAAAATTTGCAGTTAGAAGGGGTTGAGCGAGCCAAGATTTATTATGTTCGAGAAATTGAGAAAGCCGACAATGATTTTGAAATCGAGCTTGAAGGAATCGTGCAAAATGGCATGTTGTGGGGGTATTCGAGCAATGATCAATCATTGAATGCTTTTGAGGGGCAAACCGTCGAGCTGGAATGCCGGTTAGAAAGCGTCAATCAAGTATCGCTGTGTCAACGAGATTAA
- a CDS encoding response regulator transcription factor, whose translation MSIKLLIVEDNVQIMGTLVDYLELDDYQIDCAYHGEAAFTFCSQNTYDIMIVDIMMPKLDGIAFVSQLRQQLDWQGPVLFLTAKDSLEDKTRAFQAGGDDYLVKPFALEELQLRLSALLKRGAHKADNSLQFHDLRLERNPLALFWKDRPVKLAPKQLKIVEKLLQKAPNVVTRSELIEYLWGDEPPKSDALRSHLYAIRTALSDANGSLLKTVHSQGFCLVPTTQPHD comes from the coding sequence ATGTCGATAAAATTACTGATTGTTGAAGACAATGTGCAAATCATGGGCACCTTAGTCGATTATCTAGAACTCGACGACTACCAAATTGATTGCGCCTATCATGGCGAAGCGGCTTTTACCTTTTGCAGCCAAAACACTTACGACATTATGATTGTCGACATTATGATGCCCAAACTCGATGGCATTGCATTTGTCAGCCAGTTGAGACAACAACTTGATTGGCAAGGGCCAGTGTTGTTTTTAACTGCGAAAGATTCTCTTGAAGACAAGACACGTGCGTTTCAAGCCGGAGGTGACGATTATTTGGTCAAGCCTTTTGCGCTTGAGGAATTACAGTTACGACTCTCCGCACTGCTCAAACGTGGAGCCCATAAAGCCGATAACTCTTTGCAGTTCCATGACCTGCGCCTAGAGCGCAATCCGCTCGCACTATTTTGGAAAGACCGGCCGGTGAAACTTGCCCCAAAGCAGCTAAAAATTGTTGAAAAACTGCTGCAAAAAGCGCCGAATGTCGTCACCCGATCCGAGCTTATTGAGTATCTTTGGGGGGATGAACCCCCGAAAAGTGACGCCCTGCGCAGCCATCTGTACGCCATTCGCACCGCACTGAGTGACGCCAATGGCTCATTGCTCAAAACCGTGCATTCTCAAGGCTTTTGTCTGGTGCCAACAACTCAACCACATGATTAA
- a CDS encoding GIY-YIG nuclease family protein — MSSTVPKPCSVIQSEWVVYLLRCADNSFYCGITNNLEKRLRQHNGEIKGGAKYTQSRRPCHIVYQEFATNRQTASQREYAIKQLSKAKKQQLIQPS; from the coding sequence ATGAGTTCTACTGTTCCTAAACCATGTTCAGTTATTCAATCTGAATGGGTTGTTTATCTTTTGCGTTGCGCAGATAACTCATTCTATTGCGGCATCACCAATAACCTTGAGAAACGTCTTCGCCAGCATAATGGCGAAATTAAGGGCGGTGCAAAATATACCCAATCTCGCCGACCTTGCCACATTGTTTACCAAGAATTTGCAACGAATCGCCAAACGGCTAGTCAGCGTGAATATGCGATTAAACAACTTTCCAAAGCAAAAAAACAACAGTTGATTCAGCCTAGCTAA
- a CDS encoding TonB-dependent receptor plug domain-containing protein produces MRLTPVAACVVSLFSSQLFAASSSTSLETVTITSASKTEQTIEASNVSVEVIDEAEIKATGASTLSEILRHSDAVFMNPDGSNLSIRGVGAKGVLLLIDGRRVATEFTKNFDGGRIPLASIERIEVVKGPMAALYGSDALGGVINIITKTSQDGVESSISLSGGAAGSQAQQMQLEADIRGKHGKTGYSAWFSAQNREDYTEQEMANIAVMQAGAAKKPSQLPDSGSFAKLKSDLADAYAVDTTYRAATEVVNVGTNITHQVNDDLELSARFSAMLEEQDRISIANLYESNYRASGNTIKTRNIPVIQQLENERFEFGVGAKYQVSDKLSFDWKSDISYYKKQDEITTLLWRELGYSSQSDSAGLTGDGKVTIQQHSLNSLWKPNEVHQILVGLESFEDKRDAVFFDSSGRMTTKILENDSIFAQYQWQVTEPLSIISGVRYDDTSSGGDDVTGNLGMVYQFNEMANLRARYAQGFRAPDSQEMFINRFNPQGKRFVGSDVVDVSINKQAFELESETSENYELGLSGRNKHWSYDLSVYRTNIENNILRLTTADYLSFRNAKDVTMKGVDASLGLNVNNDLTLEFAVNLIDSEDKETGNSLEFTPEKIARITASYQVTPQLNTRVDMQYVDDQIYSEVANGQTRYLTVKAYQLVNVHFDYLPKSYQNLELFGGIRNLFDEEIDTELGSDPGTYVHAGVRVYF; encoded by the coding sequence ATGCGTTTAACCCCTGTTGCAGCCTGTGTTGTATCTCTGTTTTCTAGTCAGCTGTTTGCGGCTTCCTCATCAACTTCATTAGAGACGGTCACAATTACTTCAGCCTCTAAAACTGAACAGACAATTGAGGCGTCGAATGTGTCAGTCGAAGTGATCGATGAAGCGGAAATCAAAGCAACGGGTGCAAGTACCTTAAGTGAAATTTTGCGCCATAGTGATGCTGTGTTTATGAATCCTGATGGCAGTAATCTATCGATTCGTGGTGTGGGTGCCAAAGGTGTTTTGTTGTTGATTGATGGGCGTCGCGTGGCGACTGAATTTACGAAGAACTTTGATGGAGGACGAATCCCCTTGGCCAGCATTGAACGTATCGAAGTGGTCAAAGGCCCGATGGCAGCGCTTTATGGATCGGATGCCTTGGGGGGAGTCATTAATATTATTACCAAAACGTCGCAAGATGGTGTGGAGTCGTCAATTTCTTTAAGTGGAGGCGCGGCAGGTAGTCAAGCGCAGCAGATGCAATTGGAAGCCGACATTCGTGGCAAGCATGGAAAAACTGGATACAGTGCTTGGTTTAGCGCACAAAATCGTGAAGATTACACTGAGCAGGAAATGGCTAATATTGCTGTGATGCAAGCTGGAGCCGCAAAAAAACCATCTCAGCTGCCGGATTCGGGGAGCTTTGCCAAATTAAAAAGCGATTTAGCAGATGCTTATGCTGTCGATACTACCTATCGCGCTGCAACCGAAGTGGTGAATGTCGGAACGAATATCACGCACCAAGTCAATGATGATTTAGAGCTCAGTGCGCGTTTTTCTGCAATGCTTGAAGAGCAAGATAGAATCAGTATTGCCAATCTCTATGAGAGCAATTATCGAGCAAGCGGTAACACGATCAAAACTCGAAATATTCCGGTCATTCAGCAACTTGAAAATGAGCGTTTTGAGTTTGGAGTGGGCGCTAAATACCAAGTGTCTGATAAGTTGAGTTTTGATTGGAAATCGGACATTTCGTATTACAAAAAACAGGATGAGATCACCACACTTCTTTGGCGAGAATTAGGGTATTCATCGCAATCGGATTCTGCGGGTTTGACTGGCGATGGAAAAGTTACTATTCAGCAGCACAGCCTGAACAGCCTTTGGAAGCCAAATGAAGTTCATCAGATTTTAGTCGGTTTGGAATCGTTTGAAGACAAACGTGATGCGGTTTTTTTTGACAGTTCTGGTCGAATGACCACTAAGATTTTGGAAAACGACTCAATCTTTGCGCAATATCAATGGCAAGTCACTGAGCCCTTGTCAATTATTTCCGGCGTTCGTTATGACGATACCAGCAGTGGCGGTGATGATGTCACTGGAAATTTAGGTATGGTGTATCAGTTTAATGAAATGGCGAATTTGCGTGCTCGCTATGCTCAAGGTTTCCGTGCGCCAGATAGCCAAGAGATGTTTATCAACCGATTTAATCCTCAAGGCAAACGCTTTGTCGGATCAGATGTTGTCGATGTTTCCATTAATAAACAGGCGTTTGAGCTTGAATCTGAAACCAGTGAAAACTATGAGTTAGGATTGAGTGGACGAAATAAACATTGGTCTTACGATCTATCCGTATACCGAACAAATATTGAAAATAATATTTTGCGGCTCACAACCGCTGATTATTTAAGTTTCCGCAATGCGAAAGATGTCACTATGAAAGGTGTGGATGCCAGCTTAGGTTTAAATGTGAACAATGATTTAACGTTGGAATTTGCAGTCAATTTGATTGACTCCGAAGATAAAGAAACCGGAAACTCCTTGGAGTTTACGCCTGAAAAAATTGCTCGTATTACGGCTAGTTATCAAGTGACTCCTCAGTTAAACACTCGTGTCGATATGCAGTATGTTGACGACCAAATCTATAGTGAGGTTGCGAATGGTCAAACCCGTTATTTGACCGTGAAAGCTTACCAACTAGTGAATGTACACTTTGATTATCTGCCTAAGAGTTACCAAAACCTGGAACTGTTCGGAGGGATACGAAACTTATTTGATGAAGAAATCGATACCGAGCTAGGTTCTGATCCTGGGACTTACGTTCATGCCGGTGTTCGTGTTTATTTTTAA